A window from Thermomonas aquatica encodes these proteins:
- a CDS encoding aminopeptidase P N-terminal domain-containing protein: protein MILQASERKALARRRKQLMQAAGDGAILVLPAAPERIRSRDTHYPYRQDSDFWYLTGCNEPEAVLVLVPGRKHGEAILFCRERDPEREGWDGPRLGPDGAVERLGMDDAYPISDIDDILPGLLEGRRRVHYHLGRDADFDLKLIGWLNRVRAQARQGAQPPQEFLELGHLLDEMRLFKSADEVKLMQRAADISVEAHRAAMRAARAGIHEYELQAEVERVFRMHGAQPAYASIVGAGANACVLHYRDNGAKSRDGELVLIDAGAEYRGYASDITRTFPVNGRFGREQRALHDLVCAAQAAALAQAKPGVAYEAGHDAAVATLADGLLSLGLLKGSLESVLANGDYKRYYRHKTGHWLGLDVHDVGEYRIDGDSRLLEPGMVFTIEPGLYIPADDASVPAKWRGIGIRIEDDVLVTRAGHQVLTGALERSADQTEALMAR, encoded by the coding sequence ATGATCCTCCAGGCCAGCGAACGCAAGGCACTGGCGCGGCGCCGCAAGCAACTGATGCAGGCGGCCGGCGACGGCGCGATCCTGGTCCTGCCGGCGGCGCCGGAACGCATCCGCAGCCGCGATACCCACTACCCGTACCGGCAGGATTCCGACTTCTGGTACCTCACCGGCTGCAACGAGCCGGAAGCGGTGCTGGTGCTGGTGCCCGGCCGCAAGCACGGCGAGGCGATCCTGTTCTGCCGCGAGCGCGATCCGGAACGCGAAGGCTGGGACGGCCCGCGGCTCGGCCCCGACGGCGCGGTCGAACGGCTGGGCATGGACGACGCCTATCCGATCTCGGACATCGACGACATCCTGCCCGGCCTGCTGGAAGGCCGCCGCCGCGTGCACTACCACCTCGGCCGCGACGCCGACTTCGACCTCAAGCTGATCGGCTGGCTGAACCGCGTGCGCGCGCAGGCGCGGCAGGGCGCGCAACCGCCGCAGGAATTCCTCGAGCTCGGCCACCTGCTGGACGAGATGCGGCTGTTCAAGTCGGCCGACGAAGTGAAGCTGATGCAGCGCGCCGCCGACATCAGCGTCGAAGCCCACCGCGCGGCGATGCGCGCCGCGCGCGCCGGCATCCACGAATACGAACTGCAGGCCGAGGTCGAGCGCGTGTTCCGCATGCACGGCGCGCAGCCGGCCTACGCCAGCATCGTCGGCGCCGGCGCCAATGCCTGCGTGCTGCATTACCGCGACAACGGCGCGAAGTCGCGCGACGGCGAGCTGGTGCTGATCGACGCCGGCGCGGAATACCGCGGCTACGCGTCCGACATCACCCGCACGTTCCCGGTCAACGGCCGCTTCGGCAGGGAGCAGCGCGCGCTGCACGACCTGGTCTGCGCCGCGCAGGCCGCCGCCCTGGCGCAGGCGAAGCCGGGCGTGGCGTACGAGGCCGGCCACGACGCGGCGGTGGCAACCCTGGCCGACGGACTGCTGTCGCTGGGCTTGCTGAAGGGCTCGCTGGAGAGCGTGCTGGCGAACGGCGACTACAAGCGCTACTACCGGCACAAGACCGGGCACTGGCTGGGCCTGGACGTGCACGACGTCGGCGAATACCGCATCGACGGCGACTCGCGCCTGCTCGAGCCGGGCATGGTCTTCACCATCGAGCCCGGCCTGTACATTCCCGCCGACGATGCCAGCGTGCCGGCGAAGTGGCGCGGCATCGGCATCCGCATCGAGGACGACGTGCTGGTCACCCGCGCCGGCCACCAGGTGTTGACCGGCGCGCTCGAGCGCAGCGCGGATCAAAC
- a CDS encoding UPF0149 family protein, whose product MSETDLPGWDDVAAAADQLGLASTPAELHGGLCGWLAGGGGDSRSWPALVLADPLLPAPANGDALDRLRTASAAQLADTDFGFELLLPDEGQVIERAGGMFAWCRAFLGGFGLSVGEKKLSDEGEEALGDIANLAAARVDDVDPEGDEESLTEIEEYVRMAVLLLHADCAMGPRHRQRLH is encoded by the coding sequence GTGAGCGAAACCGACCTGCCGGGCTGGGACGATGTCGCGGCCGCCGCGGACCAGCTGGGCCTGGCCAGTACGCCCGCCGAGTTGCATGGCGGACTGTGTGGCTGGCTGGCTGGCGGTGGCGGCGATTCGCGTTCGTGGCCGGCGCTGGTGCTGGCCGACCCCCTGCTGCCGGCGCCCGCCAACGGCGACGCGCTGGACCGGTTGCGCACCGCGAGCGCGGCGCAACTGGCCGATACCGACTTCGGGTTCGAACTGCTGCTGCCGGACGAAGGCCAGGTGATCGAGCGCGCCGGCGGGATGTTCGCCTGGTGCCGCGCCTTCCTCGGCGGCTTCGGCCTGTCGGTAGGCGAGAAGAAGCTGTCCGACGAAGGCGAGGAAGCGCTGGGCGACATCGCCAACCTCGCCGCTGCGCGGGTGGACGACGTGGATCCCGAGGGCGACGAGGAATCGCTGACCGAGATCGAGGAATACGTGCGCATGGCGGTATTGCTGCTGCATGCCGATTGCGCGATGGGGCCCAGGCACCGGCAACGCCTGCACTGA